The Euleptes europaea isolate rEulEur1 chromosome 2, rEulEur1.hap1, whole genome shotgun sequence genome has a segment encoding these proteins:
- the DIRAS3 gene encoding GTP-binding protein Di-Ras3 — protein sequence MPEQSNDYRVVVFGAAGVGKSSLVLRFVRGTFREAYIPTVEDTYRQVICCDKNICTLQITDTTGSHQFPAMQRLSISKGHAFMLVYSVTSRQSLEELEQIYEQVCHIKGDIQKVPIMLVGNKSDDTQREVDASEGEVLASKWKCSFMETSAKMNYNVQELFQELLTLEKRRSVSLQVDGKKAKQQRKKDRLKGKCSVM from the coding sequence ATGCCAGAACAAAGCAATGACTATAGAGTGGTTGTGTTTGGCGCAGCCGGTGTCGGTAAAAGTTCTTTGGTTCTTCGTTTTGTAAGGGGAACTTTCAGGGAAGCATACATCCCGACTGTCGAAGACACTTACCGCCAGGTGATCTGCTGTGACAAGAATATCTGCACCCTTCAGATCACAGACACCACCGGAAGCCACCAGTTCCCTGCCATGCAAAGACTCTCTATCTCCAAAGGCCATGCGTTCATGTTGGTTTACTCTGTCACCAGCCGGCAGTCGCTGGAAGAGCTGGAGCAGATCTACGAGCAGGTCTGTCACATCAAAGGAGACATCCAGAAGGTCCCTATCATGTTGGTCGGAAACAAGAGTGACGATACCCAGAGAGAGGTGGATGCCAGTGAAGGCGAAGTCCTCGCCAGCAAGTGGAAGTGTTCCTTCATGGAGACGTCGGCAAAAATGAACTACAACGTGCAGGAGCTTTTCCAAGAGCTGCTGACTTTAGAAAAGAGAAGAAGTGTAAGTCTTCAGGTAGATGGTAAGAAAGCCAAACAGCAGCGCAAGAAAGATAGACTGAAAGGGAAGTGCTCAGTCATGTGA